From Hylaeus volcanicus isolate JK05 chromosome 2, UHH_iyHylVolc1.0_haploid, whole genome shotgun sequence, the proteins below share one genomic window:
- the LOC128885108 gene encoding protein furry isoform X6, whose translation MTEGGETQPTPGNEAQTEASEPRAIHGEGLHETTTELSSQSVLEPCQDLLTVHGTTQGESSDAVSIHTASTSVSGNESSSSRVSAITVVLPWGAQKETVKPQQLGDMDLRPGEFVMRTLFAEFTSQAEKKMEAVMTEHEKALSKVLQRGEDPQFDQLLSAFGSVAEHCLPSILRALFNWYERQLVDKGSDQKKHAPGKEDQKGKSIMYTIVSGSVETVERSEADLLQERRDLAVEFIFCLMLIEVLRQLPFHPGHEDLVTYIENIAFKHFKYREGLCFSIQNEPNAANIHIIADLYAEVIGVLAQSRFMSVRKRFMIELKDLRAKEPGPHTTQSIISLLMGMKFFRVKMVPIEEFEASFQFMQECAQYFLEVKDKDVKHALAGLFVEILVPVAAAVKNEVNVPCLKNFVEMLYSTTLDMCTKSKHRLALFPLVTCLLCVSQKIFFLQNWHYFLAMCLSHLKNRDPKMCRVALEALYRLLWVYMIRIKCESNSATQSRLQSIVNSLFPKGSKAVVPRDTPLNIFVKIIQFIAQERLDFAMREIVFDLLSVGRPVKIILTPERMSIGLRAFLVVADSLQQKEGEPPMPRTMGVLPSGNTIRVKKTFLNKMLTEDTARSIGMSSYFPHVRRVFVDILRALDVHYGRPLMMTSTQNMNKEPDEMITGERKPRIDLFRTCVAAVPRLIPDGMTGAELVDLLSRLTVHMDEELRGLAYQSLQTLVLDFPDWRQDVVLGFTQFLARDVQDTFPQLVDNGLRMLLQLLTSWKNALTSPSIRSKEQTADSARTNARTDGIIKKSESGQKIEPVSSVFHLVEGFALVMLCNCRLYPRRIAVHILREVKYLLKTLGALEDDQSVIDVIDACCPVVLEKCYHMLPPAEKAAAASTSNVDLQWIAERSSCVWTAGLHDDTSTKSSSSLNLNGADPWGTCLFAFLEKDRVLTMCPTAVAHSWPIVFTRINSLFSVIDPTPVNDNRASLLRSSTAVRKPVNERDVYMHVWKNYLTFGYRVVPPVPSPVVRCASPDLSLSGQHTVEFGVLCMSKELSQSLENLGGAQTLPGRFSVPSISGIYTRHKRTSSSPDSLSAERGDNKSPGTNASPAALYKLTVPLLRCEVVDVRDAAVQAIGKVNSDALKDLMEELVPYIREAVDRKQENMRRRRRRDALRLQLVRVLELIAEYGTFGICPAVLDRETQSLHSTFVEYIDGARLYLENETDKEAPAVRDIKLHFCNFIRKMIKSFSLETCHTLLKRDLRRNLFMLFASWAGPYGGPLSSTSSLHEEEKSCTELQLSALQAMSGLLCCGPCFNPQSLSEEGAILYQWLDLLLASKDEKIYALARETVVLLLECNPDIGTLLDWVVDRCYTGAPQVADGCFLALATIFSAREYPCDHYTSIINVTLMSTGCPRAPVHDAALQLLQLLDQRFFGNVGPLPTTEPETGQDDLVGGSSTTAISAPGQQSNPIGGISSNGTIKGGTLDVLLSTTYCRNQMYLSRQLAQLHPELTMPMFSEITHRFQTARREVRQLLLQYLLPWLHNMELVDPNVPPPSNPLSYYQYYASDMARGGARREGWGSAEATEMVLNNLFYITAKFSDEHPKETEELWSTLCGCWPNNLKVIIRYLIIVSGMAPQELLPYAKRVVLYLARARPDRLVDEMMTELQTVETLNCLIERTETPPFYRLTSMRKASSHSDAPAADPGNPPRDLGVEKGTIHTKRHSGEDPVKTGSKSDTALRALAGFQTPRAEKTRTASGPPVLPDDLSTPTTEAELTTDESCYGVRNGPVGVNGKISCGGEKFDIPQPHPLPMPEYGGYFAPLTEYLPDSSQPISGFHRCNIAVMLLTDVVVDGIQLDWAIHVPLMLHIVFLGLDHSRPLVRDHCRCLLLNLLVVLGDHRDHLGVARVLLASKTEQLGLGLSTPALPVLEHNFTEVDPEFDSYLYGPPPAPPPTTPPPSSSPPPPSSSPPPPPPPPPPPPPPPPPPDSSVFNSTPPPPPPPPPPPFPPSNNGTPTHSPIPNSTSTPPTSMNHVHQSVTDHCKDYSNTHAYESPVCNNWTSTTGSTNVVPPVIVTPEDANNWVGPQPGPNMPIQDVIKSLINFLASRINQPLWNYEDMTAKVWWVRSAEQLTVLLRHVLRVFRDSLPHALVSQRWAQTALQLGLSCSSRHYAGRSLQVFRALRVPITSRMLSDILSRLVETVAEQGEDMQGYVTELLLTLEAAVDSLESDFRPLDFMKEIFKSTPNLNNKDPASGGLIGGKRSPGGGNGYPAGPYMFSHLNQGGHTRSTSYSVSYCMKKSSGSNLATSEMKELDNRCNKYPNSNLSRSRSAQSLKLLGDSATQDDKMTILAQLFWLSVSLLESDYEHEFLLALRLLSRVLHRLPLDRPDARDKVEKLQQQLRWNSFPGVHALLLKGCTSPNTYEPVVTLLSQFTPLLDLPVVDPTQSLAFPMNVVSLLPYMLLNYEDANELCIRSAENIAQVSAEKGKKLENLGTVMTLYSRRTFSKESFQWTKCVVKYLYDTYAHLSFNMLAFLVEVLEKGPGSVALPVLSIIHCMLHYVDLASQAAQPINTELLRVISKYVEGPHWKEALKILKLVVTRSSTLVAPPTSVHGSSWESSLASPHPSFTDTEIFTKKELPGCDKNNNNNKL comes from the exons ATGACTGAag gAGGAGAAACACAACCAACTCCTGGAAATGAGGCACAAACTG AAGCCTCTGAACCCAGAGCCATACATGGCGAAGGACTGCATGAAACAACAACAGAACTGTCTTCTCAAAGTGTACTTGAACCTTGTCAAGATCTACTTACCGTTCATGGAACAACACAAGGAGAAAGCAGCGATGCTGTTAGCATTCATACTGCCAGTACCTCGGTTTCTGGCAATg AGTCGAGTTCCAGTAGAGTGAGTGCAATAACTGTAGTGTTACCGTGGGGTGCTCAAAAGGAAACAGTCAAGCCTCAACAGTTAGGAGATATGGATCTGAGACCAGGAGAGTTTGTAATGCGTACCTTGTTCGCAGAATTTACATCACAGGCAGAGAAAAAAATGGAGGCAGTCATGACAGAACAT GAGAAAGCACTTTCGAAAGTCTTACAAAGAGGTGAAGATCCACAATTTGACCAACTCTTATCTGCATTTGGTTCAGTTGCAGAACATTGTTTGCCTTCTATTTTGCGAGCGCTATTTAATTGGTATGAACGTCAATTGGTTGATAAAGGCAGCGATCAGAAAAAGCATGCTCCTGGCAAAGAAGatcaaaaaggaaaaag CATCATGTATACAATAGTATCGGGAAGCGTAGAAACAGTTGAAAGAAGCGAAGCGGACTTACTTCAGGAACGGAGGGATCTTGCagttgaatttatattttgtttaatgttaataGAAGTACTACGTCAATTACCATTTCATCCTGGTCATGAAGATTTAGTAACCTATATCGAAAACATagcatttaaacatttcaaatacaGAGAAGG TTTGTGTTTCAGTATTCAAAATGAACCAAATGCAGCAAATATTCATATCATTGCTGACCTTTACGCGGAAGTAATAGGAGTGCTTGCACAGTCTAGATTTATGTCAGTTAGGAAACGTTTTATGATTGAATTGAAAGATCTGCGTGCTAAAGAACCAGGACCTCATACTACACAgagtattatttcattactgatgggaatgaaatttttccgAGTAAAG ATGGTACCTATAGAAGAATTCGAGGCCTCATTTCAATTTATGCAGGAGTGTGCACAGTATTTCTTAGAAGTAAAAGATAAAGACGTTAAACACGCTTTGGCTGGTCTTTTTGTTGAGATACTAGTTCCTGTTGCTGCT GCCGTAAAAAACGAAGTTAACGTACCTTGCTTAAAAAATTTCGTAGAAATGTTATATTCTACAACTTTAGATATGTGTACCAAATCAAAACATAGATTGGCGCTTTTTCCACTTGTAACTTGTTTATTGTGTGTGagtcagaaaatatttttcttgcaaaaTTGGCATTACTTTTTAGCAATGTGCCTTTCACACTTGAAGAATCGGGATCCTAAGATGTGTCGTGTTGCCTTGG aggCGTTGTATCGTTTACTATGGGTGTATATGATACGTATTAAATGTGAGAGTAACTCAGCTACTCAAAGTAGACTGCAAAGCATAGTGAATTCTCTATTTCCTAAAGGTTCAAAGGCTGTAGTACCACGCGATACTCcactgaatatttttgtaaaaatcatTCAGTTTATTGCGCAAGAAAGATTAGATTTTGCGATGCGGGAAATAGTGTTTGATTTATTGTCTGTGGGTCGTccagtgaaaataattttaactccTGAACGTATGAGCATCGGGCTTCGAGCTTTCTTGGTTGTTGCTGACAGTTTGCAACAAAAGGAAGGAGAACCCCCTATGCCCCGTACAATGGGTGTGTTACCTAGCGGTAATACGATACGCGTCAAGAAAACGTTCCTCAATAAA atGTTGACTGAGGATACAGCAAGAAGTATAGGAATGTCTTCATATTTTCCACATGTTCGACGAGTATTCGTGGATATATTACGAGCTTTAGATGTTCATTACGGGAGGCCTCTTATGATGACAAGTACCCAAAACATGAATAAAGAACCAGACGAAATGATCACTGGTGAACGAAAACCTAGGATAGATCTGTTTCGAACTTGCGTAGCCGCGGTTCCTCGTTTAATACCTGATGGAATGACTGGTGCTGAATTAGTTGATTTATTATCTCGTTTAACTGTTCATATGGACGAAGAGCTTCGCGGATTAGCATATCAAAGTTTACAAACTTTAGTATTAGATTTTCCTGATTGGAGGCAGGATGTTGTTCTTGGGTTCACTCAATTCCTTGCTAGAGATGTCCAGGATACTTTTCCACAACTTGTCGATAATGGTTTGAGAATGCTCCTGCAACTTCTTACTAGCTGGAAAAATGCATTAACAAGTCCGAGTATAAGATCGAAGGAGCAAACAGCAGATAGTGCAAGAACAAACGCACGTACAGAcggtattattaaaaagagtGAATCAGGACAGAAAATAGAGCCTGTCTCGAGTGTCTTTCACTTAGTAGAAGGCTTTGCATTGGTTATGCTTTGTAATTGTCGACTTTATCCTCGAAGAATAGCTGTTCATATATTACGTGAagtcaaatatttattgaagacaTTGG GAGCTTTGGAAGACGATCAGTCTGTAATCGATGTAATAGATGCTTGTTGCCCCGTGGTTTTGGAAAAGTGTTATCATATGCTGCCACCTGCAGAAAAAGCGGCAGCTGCTTCGACTTCTAATGTTGATCTTCAATGGATAGCTGAAAGAAGCAGTTGTGTGTGGACAGCAG GCCTTCACGATGATACTAGTACAAAGAgttcttcttctttaaatttaaatggagCAGATCCATGGGGGACttgtttatttgcatttttggAGAAAGATAGAGTACTCACGATGTGTCCCACTGCTGTTGCACATTCATGGCCTATTGTTTTTACTAGAATAAATTCTCTCTTCTCCGTAATTGATCCCAC ACCTGTCAATGATAACAGAGCTTCTCTTCTAAGAAGTTCAACTGCTGTTCGAAAACCCGTAAATGAAAGGGACGTCTACATGCATGTTtggaagaattatttaacCTTTGGTTATAGAGTTGTACCACCAGTGCCAAGTCCAGTTGTACGGTGTGCCAGTCCAGATCTCAGTCTCAG TGGTCAGCATACGGTGGAGTTTGGTGTGTTGTGCATGAGTAAGGAGTTGAGTCAGAGCCTGGAGAATCTCGGCGGGGCGCAGACCCTGCCGGGTCGGTTCTCCGTTCCGTCCATTTCCGGCATCTACACCAGGCATAAGCGGACCAG CTCTTCGCCGGATAGCCTTTCTGCCGAACGAGGCGATAACAAGTCACCTGGTACAAATGCAAGTCCTGCGGCATTGTACAAACTAACTGTACCCCTATTGAGATGCGAGGTGGTCGATGTTAGAGATGCCGCTGTGCAAGCTATTGGCAAAGTAAACTCCGATGCTTTGAA AGATTTGATGGAGGAACTAGTTCCTTATATTCGGGAAGCAGTTGAtcgtaaacaagaaaatatgaGACGTCGAAGACGAAGAGATGCGTTAAGATTGCAACTAGTAAGAGTGCTAGAATTAATTGCGGAATATGGAACATTTGGTATCTG cCCTGCAGTATTGGATCGCGAGACACAATCGCTTCATTCAACGTTCGTCGAATACATCGATGGCGCACGTTTATATTTGGAGAACGAAACCGATAAAGAAGCACCTGCAGTGCGCGACATAAAATTACACTTCTGCAATTTTATTAGGAAAATGATTAAGAGCTTTTCAT TGGAAACGTGTCATACTTTGTTAAAGAGAGATTTAAGACGGAACTTGTTTATGCTGTTCGCTAGTTGGGCTGGTCCTTATGGCGGACCTCTTTCGAGTACATCCTCGTTGCACGAAGAAGAAAAGTCGTGTACAGAACTACAGCTTTCAGCACTGCAAGCTATGAGCGGTTTATTGTGTTGCGGGCCTTGTTTCAATCCCCAGTCTCTTTCAGAAGAGGGAGCAATATTGTACCAGTGGTTGGACTTACTACTAGCCAGCAAGGATGAGAAA ATATATGCCCTCGCCCGGGAAACAGTGGTGTTATTGTTGGAATGTAACCCAGACATCGGAACTCTTCTCGATTGGGTAGTAGATCGATGTTACACCGGAGCTCCTCAAGTAGCCGATGGTTGCTTCCTTGCCTTGGCAACCATTTTTAGTGCAAG AGAATATCCTTGCGATCATTATACGAGTATCATCAATGTTACTCTGATGAGTACGGGTTGTCCTCGTGCTCCAGTTCACGACGCAGCGCTTCAACTTCTTCAGCTGCTCGATCAAAGATTTTTTGGGAACGTGGGTCCTCTTCCAACTACGGAACCGGAGACCG GTCAAGATGATCTCGTTGGTGGTTCATCAACCACAGCCATTTCTGCTCCAGGACAACAAAGTAATCCTATCGGTGGGATATCTTCGAATGGTACAATTAAGGGTGGGACACTCGACGTACTTCTATCAACCACCTATTGTCGCAATCAGATGTATCTTTCTCGTCAACTCGCTCAGCTACACCCAGAATTGACGATGCCTATGTTCAGTG AAATTACACACAGATTTCAAACAGCCAGAAGGGAAGTTCGGCAGCTGTTACTCCAATATTTGTTACCCTGGCTACACAACATGGAACTGGTTGACCCTAATGTACCGCCACCCTCAAATCCATTGAGTTATTACCAG TATTATGCAAGCGACATGGCGCGCGGTGGAGCCCGAAGGGAAGGTTGGGGTAGTGCCGAGGCAACGGAAATGGTcctgaacaatttattttacataactGCTAAG ttCTCCGACGAGCATCCCAAAGAGACAGAAGAACTTTGGTCGACCTTATGCGGTTGTTGGCCTAACAATCTAAAAGTCATCATACGTTATTTAATAATCGTCTCTGGGATGGCACCGCAAGAATTACTTCCATAC GCGAAACGCGTCGTGTTATATTTGGCAAGAGCTCGTCCAGATCGTTTGGTGGACGAAATGATGACCGAACTGCAGACAGTCGAGACATTAAATTGTCTGATCGAAAGAACCGAAACCCCGCCGTTTTACAGATTAACTAGCATGCGAAAAGCTTCCTCTCATAGTGACGCACCCGCCGCTGATCCTGGGAATCCTCCTCGCGATCTTGGTGTCGAGAAGGGTACCATTCATACGAAAAGACACTCTGGCGAAGATCCCGTCAAAACCGG CTCGAAGTCTGATACAGCACTGCGAGCACTCGCTGGATTTCAAACCCCAAGGGCGGAAAAGACGAGGACTGCGAGCGGTCCGCCAGTTCTTCCTGATGATCTGTCCACTCCTACGACGGAAGCAGAG TTGACCACAGACGAATCCTGTTACGGCGTACGTAATGGACCCGTGGGAGTAAACGGGAAAATTTCATGTGGCGGCGAAAAGTTTGATATCCCCCAACCGCATCCTCTACCAATGCCAGAATACGGCGGATATTTCGCGCCACTCACGGAGTATCTGCCGGATAGTTCGCAACCGATAAGTGGATTTCACAG ATGCAACATCGCCGTGATGCTGCTCACCGACGTTGTTGTCGACGGTATACAACTCGACTGGGCTATCCATGTTCCCTTAATGTTGCACATAGTTTTCCTTGGCTTGGATCACTCTAGGCCTCTTGTAAGGGATCACTGTCGTTgtcttttgttaaatttattggTTGTCCTCGGAGATCATCGAGATCATCTAGGCGTAGCGCGGGTATTGTTAGCGTCAAAGACCGAACAATTGGGTTTAGGTCTTTCTACGCCCGCTTTGCCAGTACTTGAGCACAACTTCACCGAGGTTGATCCAGAGTTTGATAGTTACCTGTACGGTCCACCTCCCGCACCACCTCCCACAACCCCTCCTCCGTCGTCTTCGCCACCGCCGCCTTCttcctctcctcctcctccgcctccaccaccgccgccgccacccCCTCCACCTCCACCACCGGATTCCTCCGTATTTAATTCGACACCTCCGcctcctccccctcccccgccgCCACCGTTTCCACCTTCTAATAACGGAACACCGACTCATTCACCGATTCCGAATTCAACATCCACCCCTCCGACATCAATGAACCACGTGCATCAGTCGGTGACGGACCACTGTAAAGATTATTCAAATACTCACGCATATg AATCACCGGTATGTAACAATTGGACATCGACAACAGGATCAACAAACGTCGTACCTCCTGTTATTGTTACACCGGAAGATGCAAATAATTGGGTAGGGCCCCAACCTGGCCCGAATATGCCAATCCAAGATGTAATCAAATCTTTGATAAACTTCCTTGCATCTAG GATCAACCAACCATTGTGGAATTACGAAGATATGACTGCCAAAGTATGGTGGGTTCGCAGTGCTGAACAACTAACAGTATTATTGCGACACGTTTTGCGAGTCTTCAGAGATTCTTTGCCCCATGCTTTGGTTAGTCAACGATGGGCACAAACCGCGTTGCAGTTAGGCCTCTCCTGTTCATCGAGGCACTATGCAGGAAGATCACTTCAAGTATTCAGAGCATTACGAGTTCCTATTACATCTCGAATGTTATCCGATATCTTATCTAGATTGGTAGAAACGGTCGCTGAACAAGGGGAGGACATGCAG GGCTATGTAACAGAATTGTTATTAACACTTGAAGCAGCCGTCGATTCGTTAGAATCCGACTTCCGACCTCTCGattttatgaaagaaatatttaaatccacTCCAAATTTGAACAATAAAGACCCAGCATCGGGTGGTTTGATTGGTGGAAAGCGCAGTCCAGGTGGAGGAAACGGTTATCCAGCTGGTCCTTATATGTTTTCTCATCTGAATCAAGGTGGACACACGAGAAGCACCAGTTACTCGGTTAGTTACTGCATGAAAAAATCAAGTGGCAGTAATTTGGCAACAAGCGAAATGAAAG AATTAGACAACAGGTGTAACAAATACCCAAATTCTAACCTTTCGCGTTCGAGATCTGCTCAGTCATTGAAGTTATTGGGTGACTCGGCAACACAAGATGATAAAATGACTATTTTGGCACAACTGTTTTGGCTATCCGTATCCTTGCTTGAATCGGACTACGAACACGAATTTCTCTTGGCGTTGAGATTGCTGAGCCGTGTACTACATAGATTACCGCTGGATCGACCAGATGCTAGAGACAAAGTAGAAAAATTGCAACAGCAATTAAGATGGAATTCGTTTCCCGGTGTACATGCACTATTATTAAAAGGATGCACTAGTCCGAATACGTATGAACCAGTGGTAACATTATTGTCGCAGTTTACCCCGTTACTGGATCTGCCAGTTGTTGATCCAACTCAGAGTCTCGCATTTCCAATGAACGTTGTGTCATTGCTTCCCTACATGCTTTTAAATTACGAGGATGCTAACGAGTTATGCATTAGGAGCGCTGAAAACATTGCACAA gTGAGTGctgaaaagggaaaaaaattggaaaacttAGGCACCGTTATGACATTATATAGCCGACGAACTTTTAGCAAGGAAAGTTTTCAATGGACAAAGTGTGTTGTCAAGTACCTTTATGACACATACGCTCATCTCAGTTTTAATATGCTTGCATTTCTGGTGGAAGTACTTGAGAAAGGTCCAGGAAGTGTTGCGCTACCAGTGCTTAGTATCATACATTGTATGTTACATTACGTTGATTTAGCTTCTCAAGCCGCTCAACCGATCAACACTGAACTTCTGAGAGTGATTTCAAAATACGTCGAG GGTCCCCATTGGAAAGAAGcccttaaaatattaaaactcgTAGTCACAAGATCGTCAACTTTAGTAGCACCACCTACTTCAGTGCACGGTTCATCCTGGGAATCTTCTTTAGCATCTCCGCATCCGAGCTTCACCGACACCgaaatatttaccaaaaaaGAACTACCCG GttgcgataaaaataataataacaataagtTGTAA